ATGACTATCGGCTCCATGTATGGTGCCACCCTCCTGTACCCAGCTCCAGCGATGAATACCCTCTCTGGCACTTCCCCTTCAGGAGGGCAACGAGCTGACTCCGCTCCTCGCCCCTTGACGCGTGCCTCTTCACGCACACAAATCTGTCATCGTCCAACAGAAAGTCTGGGTCCAGTATGGTCGGGTATCGGAAAATTATCCCTTTAGTGAGTTTTTCCCCAGCCTTTGGGGCAGTCATCACTGTCCCCTTGTATCCCGGAGTCGCCAGGGTCTGTTCCTCTTCGCCCGCCCATGCTGTGAGATAcggcctccctctgccttccttcataAGTGGCTCGAAATCACGATGGTCCCGGCCCAGTTCCATGAGCCACCTTAATTTTTCCAGGAACCTCACGGCGCAGTCCTGTGGGAATAGCAATCGTTTCCTGCCCTTTACATCGGTAACGTACTGATATTCTGCTTGggttccctcttcgttcttcttcctcttctcctcccgatCGCATCCTGTAATAACAGGTTAGGGAGAACTTCTCACTTGCTGATGCCATTGTGATAGTGTGGGGGAATTCGTGATGGTACTTGtgtgttgagttaaagttgtgACAGCTTTTAGTCTTTATTAGCACGGGATTATGGTATCTACAGTACAGAGGACAGACAAGGCAGAGGCGCCTAGGGAGGAGCGGCGTCATAAATGctaagtattcataaaacataaagacatttgaatatcgataatgagagtgataacatACTTAATGATTCCgtataagcattttctaacgaacattttgagtataagcAAGGCTttagaataacagcatgggaattgtttacgagcaataagggttgaattaacgtgttctaaggtcacttcgtcattgtcacggctgtagacctgttggagtcggctgaggatagtggagttactgtaagataaaaaaaaacatcaggtggcttttctggtatgtgaggcgagagaTCCATTCTCATAGTCACTCATGTCCacacttccttcttttcttcccctcttatgGGATCCATTTGCAATATGTCCTTGCGTAGTGAAACTTTTATCCTCCATTTCTACGTCGGAAAGGGGGGGGACCCCGATATGACAATTTTAGCCATGCTGACACCTGGGAGGAGCTGACCAATTGCTGGAAGgaacctctcccactccctgtccgGGGGCGGGTAATCACAGGATTCAGGATATCTGTCACGACTGAGGACAGCGCTAAAACACGTCCTACTTCTACGAGAGATATATcacgactgagagagagggggggggggaggagagagaccttacatatgtgtatgtttgcgtgggatagagagagacagtgtaTGTGAGAggtaggacgtgtgtgtgtgtgtgtgtgtgtgtgtgtgtgtgtgtgtgtgtgtgtgtgtgtgtgtgtgtgtgtgtgtgtgagagagagagagagagagagagagagagagggagagagagagagagagagagagagagagagagagagagagagagagagagagagagagagagagagagagagagaatgagtgagtgagtgtgtgtgtgtggaagaaaatGCTGAGAGAGCATTTTTGAAAGAATTTTGTTAAATTACTGGAAGTACATTATCTGCGCGTGATAACAAGGAACACCGATGCTTCAATAACAATTAACATTAAAGGAATATTCTTATTAGATTTAGACTTgcttaaatttgtttttttttatatatcatagttTTATGTATTCTATCTAagcttcacattttttttatttacttttcaggaGGAAATGGAACGAGGCAGGAAAAGATGTAGTGGTCCTACACATGTTTAACCGCGGATACACATGCCCGAGTCTTTCACCTTTTGTTGTTAAATTAGAAACATATCTGAGGATGGCAGATATTCCCTACCAGGTAAAGAAGCAAATGAAAGATTGGTTTACTTTTATATCTAAAGAatgttattcctttattttttattatcatttcttttctaaaTGATAAGGTTATTTCTGGATGTTATCAAGTATCACGTAATGGATGAAGTCAGGAATTGtagatttttataattattatatttctgttttttatatttatatttgttatatgattatatttgtatttattttatttatatttattctatttttgggTATATTTCGTTTCTTATGTTGATGTCCACGAGTGATGTTCATTATTTTGTGAGTCATCTTAAAACTTTCGGtcaaataatgctaatatttacACATGGATTATATGAATATCTCAGAGAGTATGTTTGCATTTCCTGCTGTGTGTTGTTTTTAGATTGATTACACTAACATTTCCAAACGGATTGCATAGCCATTCCCAGGCTGAGCATGTTAAAATTCAAAGACAAATGCAGTTGATATAAtttgacaaataaatgaatacagtaTTTTCAGACAGATTTTCTTAGACAGTTAGACATTTATACCATAGCTCTTTTTCGaatcacataaatatatttaaactgaTCACATTATTAGGTGATAAATATCAAAACTAATTCACGTAATTTCCAGATTCACCACGAAGGAATAGAATCAAACTGATTGCATTATCAGGTCCAGTCTGATTGGTATTCATACTTCGTAACGTTCAGATTTTATTCCCTGcgcacttgatttttttttttttttcccatgagGGAATATCTCTGCTGAGAAATTCAGACATATTATTAGGTCCAGTCTGATGATTATTCAAACTCCTTGGATATATTCAAACTAACCACATCATTAGGCTCAGTCTGATAGATATTCAAACTTGACATCTGTAGGTTCAGTCTGATAGATAATCACAGTAACCACTTTAGATTCAATCGGATAGATATTCACACTGACATCTTTAGGTTCAGTCTGATAGATGTTCACACTAACCAGATCATTAGGCTCAGTCTGATAGATATTCAAACTGACATCTTTAGATTCAATCTGATAGATATTCAAACTAACATCTTAAGGTTCAGTCTGATAGATATTCACACTAACCAGATCATTAGGCTCAGTCTGATAGATATTCAAACTGACATCTTTAGATTCAATCTGTAGATATTCACACTGACATCTTTAGGTTCAGTCTGATAGATATTCACACTAACCAGATCATTAGGCTCAGTCTGATAGATATTCAAACTGACATCTTTAGATTCAATCTGATAGATATTCAAACTAACATCTTAAGGTTCAGTCTGATAGATATTCACACTAACCAGATCATTAGGCTCAGTCTGATAGATATTCAAACTGACATCTTTAGGTTCAATCTGATAGATATTCAAACTAACATCTTAAGGTTCAGTCTGATAGATATTCACACTAACCAGATCATTAGGCTCAGTCTGATAGATATTCAAACTGACATCTTTAGGTTCAATCTGATAGATATTCACACTAACCACTTTAGATTCAATCGGATAGATATTCACACTGACATCTTTAGGTTCAGTTTGATAGATATTCAACCTCCCTCCAGTCCAGATTTTATGCTCCGCGCGCTTGAATATTTCCAGATTGACCACGACGAGCCCATGGGTGTGAAGGGGAAATCGCCGTGGATAACACTGAATGGCGAAGACATGGCAGACTCACAGCTGATCATGGAGTACTTGGGGCCGAAGTATAGGAAGGATTTGACTTCTCACTTGACGCCCGAGGAGAAGGCCGTGGCTCACTCACTGCAGATCATGATTGATGAATATTTTCTGTGGTATGGTTCGTGTGTTTGGTTCgctcttgtgtttatttgtgtgtgtgtttgtgagtgtgtgtgtgtttgtttgtttgtgtgtgtgtttgtttgtttgtttgtttgtgtgtgtgtgtgtttgtgtgtgtgtgtgtgtgtgtgagagagagagagagagagagagagagagagagagtgtgtgtttgtttgtttgtgtgtgtgtgtgtgtgtgtgagcgtgtgtttcgcctcgcctctcttccttcattaatTGCAAATATAAAGTTTTAATGAACCATttgcaattatatataataaaaaaacgttAACCATAATATTTCTCACAAATTGACATGTAGAAAAGGGGATGGAACAGAATCTGCCATTGCGTTTAGCCAGTGAGGATCGGCTGTGAGATATCAGATTTAgctagatatataattatttgtattatccagtagtattataatacaaataaaaattccCTTCATTTGTTTGTGATAATCAAGTGCTCCATGCCATATACAGCCTTTAGAATACACAGGAGAAAAAGTCGATTTCATTTTTTTAGGTTCATTATGCTAAACGTAAGTGGTGTTACCTGTCTTACATGCCTCTTGGCGTTAATTTATGAAATAACCCTCCCCTTTTCCAGGCCGTATATCAAGTGAGATATTTTGCAAATACCTCCCTCAAAATGGATCCAATGCCAGTGTGCTGATATTAATTTGCTTTTAACTCTTCGCAGGTGTCTTATCGTATGGCGTTATGTTCAAGAGCGTGGTCGTCCGTTGGCCAATAGCATGAAATTGCCAGTGGGCAGCCGCTTTATGATTTCCTTTTTTGTCAAGAAGGTGACTGAAGCGACCCGTCTGCAGGGCATTGGGCGCCATAGCTTCCAGGAAGTGGAGGCGATGGGCAGAAAGTGTCTCCAGTCGCTCTCCACTTATCTCGGTAAGGTGCCAGGGCCGGTTGATCCGTGTAAGGACTTTGGTTTCTGTGTCTTATGGGTGAGCCGTGTTCTTGTTGacaggtatggatgagaatggatATTTTCACTGTGCGAGATATGTATTTCATCGGTTTCGattgtttctgacgaagatataatcaaaaccggttacatacatctcttgaattgtgaaaatattaattttcatttatgcCTTTTCTACATAAGTCTTATAGGTCCAGTGTTCTATTATATATCATACTGAGCATGAAGGTCTACTGTCAGAGTGTTTTGATTTCATCACTCGTAAAGGTCCTGCATCTTACTGTTCATATTGAGAACTTATGTCAGTCCATTATGGCAATGTTGAGGTTTATGATTCATGAAGACCCACGGTCTTACTGTTCGTTACAATAAATACTGCAACGTCTGTCTATAACTTCCAAAGGATAAAGGTCATTACTTCCAGTAGCTATGTACGTCTTGTGTCACGATATTTGTGTTGGTAGCCCTTGAAGGCAGTAACTCGTGTAGATCCAGTGTTATGGTGTTTGTAGTACCTCCTCATACCgtttatcatattatcatgtaAAGATCCTAATGCCTGTATTAATAACAGCCTAATAGTTGATGCCATACTGATTCTTTTTAAAAACTCATAAAGATCCATTCATTTGTCTAGAAATTCGCAATAATTTTGATTATCGTGCAAGTCTAGTACTGCCGTttcctatataaaaaaaactcaataAACACTGTAAATACTTTAAGAATGAATGCTAATTGTGTCGCTGCATACCATTGTTAGTAGTTTctttattctccattttcttcctaatcACAGGACAAAAGCCTTATTTGATGGGTGACAAACCAACTGAGGTTGACTGCTCAGCCTTTGGAATGCTGGCGCAGGTTGTGTGGTGTTCCCCGAACTCTGGCTACCTGAGGATGCTGGAAAGTAAgtctaatcttatttttttttttcatatttaacgtattttttcatctctttctctccttgaatAGTGGAAAAGcaacttgatatatatatgtaaaatagataagtaaacgatagaaaaatagacatcgACATAAAGAATTTGTAAAGACACATAATCCATAATTTGAAACATGAATCTTAGGATGGCAgcattttttttagtattattaggtGAGTGGTATTTatatgaaagaagggaagagaagttaCCCATGagtaatattttttaaaagtaaacaATATGAAACCAGTTAAAACTAGGGAACAACATTTTTACAGTATAAACAAatgttataactttttttttgttgtatccTCTCTCATAGTAAGCATCATTACGCCAATAGAATTTTGCATGATGGAGCAGCTGGCAGACCTGTAAACAAACCACTAACCACTGCATAGCATTCTCAAAAACGGAAACGCGTATTTGACATTTTTAATCTTGAACTTTTCAGCTGACTTCAAGAACCTCTATGATTACTGTCAGCGCATGAAAGAGAAGTTCTACCCCGACTGGGACAAGTGTCTCGAGAAACGCAggtagtagaaaaaaagaaaagaaaaatagtaataataatcttagtgGAATGCTGTGAATAATGGTCAACTGTGTCCCTATTTTTTGTGTGATACCATTGTATTTTTTTAAGTGTAATTTGATCAcattaaaatatgaatgaatttgTATTGTGTTAATTATAAATCTACCTTATAACTATATTGTTCTTTTGTAAGACAAGCCCTTTTTTCTTAGAGTTCTAACCTAATGATACATATACTATATTCACATAATACAAGAAAATTCTACAGACAGAAATATAACAATTTGAAAGAAATAATTCAATAATCAAACTTCAAAATCTACGGCTGTAGCGAAAGGCT
The genomic region above belongs to Penaeus chinensis breed Huanghai No. 1 chromosome 20, ASM1920278v2, whole genome shotgun sequence and contains:
- the LOC125036123 gene encoding failed axon connections homolog isoform X1 — protein: MLCPLMALIVQGGWAPMQVAGKALRWLWHKNKPITIAVVAVVGVVKIRQHMKKQERRRKWNEAGKDVVVLHMFNRGYTCPSLSPFVVKLETYLRMADIPYQIDHDEPMGVKGKSPWITLNGEDMADSQLIMEYLGPKYRKDLTSHLTPEEKAVAHSLQIMIDEYFLWCLIVWRYVQERGRPLANSMKLPVGSRFMISFFVKKVTEATRLQGIGRHSFQEVEAMGRKCLQSLSTYLGQKPYLMGDKPTEVDCSAFGMLAQVVWCSPNSGYLRMLETDFKNLYDYCQRMKEKFYPDWDKCLEKRR
- the LOC125036123 gene encoding failed axon connections homolog isoform X2, whose protein sequence is MALIVQGGWAPMQVAGKALRWLWHKNKPITIAVVAVVGVVKIRQHMKKQERRRKWNEAGKDVVVLHMFNRGYTCPSLSPFVVKLETYLRMADIPYQIDHDEPMGVKGKSPWITLNGEDMADSQLIMEYLGPKYRKDLTSHLTPEEKAVAHSLQIMIDEYFLWCLIVWRYVQERGRPLANSMKLPVGSRFMISFFVKKVTEATRLQGIGRHSFQEVEAMGRKCLQSLSTYLGQKPYLMGDKPTEVDCSAFGMLAQVVWCSPNSGYLRMLETDFKNLYDYCQRMKEKFYPDWDKCLEKRR